In one window of Arctopsyche grandis isolate Sample6627 chromosome 6, ASM5162203v2, whole genome shotgun sequence DNA:
- the YL-1 gene encoding vacuolar protein sorting-associated protein YL-1 isoform X2 — translation MANRSRRVNAGNRLIRLLQEEDVDDFYKTTYGGFQDADEDNDYEQGAEGEDEVDSDFSIDENDEPVSDHGDEEKKKRRKPGAFTKVYKDPGKSKPKETPDIKIDLTPKVKVKKPTESTPDGHIERKSIRKSTADKSAETKQRMKIRNQLMKDKVKKSNVDDRMPSQEELLAEAVTTEIDNIKSLERFERLELEKKITRPTKRAFNGPLIRYHSFTVNPLLVDNVSAKVKKTNPIKDKKDSVIDDKKNDSVKDLDMDILDIKAEATENEDEDKVNVIPDFSESKIDTDNRISDLSDANNDLENPKPLDKDGIGTKYERTLITFLNDIKDKAFKSAFPVSKRPKPKSKMCAVTKLPAKYFDPVTNLPYSSIEAFKILREAYYQQLEARGNRARRDVSKWISWRVANRKARQLQTIAKLM, via the exons ATGGCTAATCGTTCCCGCCGTGTAAATGCCGGTAATCGTTTGATCCGGTTACTTCAGGAGGAAGACGTAGACGATTTCTATAAAACAACTTATGGTGGTTTCCAAGACGCCGATGAGGATAACGATTATGA GCAGGGTGCTGAGGGTGAAGATGAAGTAGATTCGGATTTTAGTATTGATGAAAATGATGAACCTGTTTCGGACCATGGtgacgaagaaaaaaaaaagagaaggaAACCTGGTGCCTTTACAAAAGtttataaa gatCCTGGTAAATCTAAACCTAAAGAAACTCCTGATATAAAAATAGATCTAACACCAAAAGTAAAGGTTAAAAAACCTACAGAAAGTACTCCCGATGGCCATATTG aaaGAAAATCTATAAGAAAGTCCACAGCAGATAAGTCGGCGGAAACTAAACAAAGAATGAAGATTCGTAATCAACTTATGAAAGATAAAGTGAAAAAGTCAAACGTTGACGATCGAATGCCATCACAAGAAGAATTATTAGCCGAGGCTGTAACAACGGAAATAGATAATATAAAAAGCTTGG aacGATTTGAACGTTTGGAACTTGAGAAGAAAATCACTAGACCAACTAAACGAGCATTCAATGGACCATTGATAAG gTATCATTCCTTTACTGTTAACCCATTATTAGTTGACAATGTCTCCGCCAAAGTAAAGAAGACAAATCCAATTAAAGATAAAAAGGACTCAGTCATAGATGACAAGAAAAACGATAGTGTGAAAGATTTAGACATGGATATTTTAGATATTAAAGCTGAAGCAACTGAAAATGAAGACGAAGATAAAGTCAATGTTATACCTGATTTTAGCGAGTCTAAAATCGACACAGATAATCGAATTTCAGACCT GTCTGATGCAAACAATGATTTAGAAAATCCAAAACCTTTGGATAAGGATGGCATCGGTACAAAATATGAACGCACCCTCATCACATTTTTAAATGACATTAAAGATAAAGCATTCAAGTCAGCTTTTCCCGTATCGAAACGTCCAAAACCAAAAAGCAAAATGTGTGCCGTTACCAA aTTACCTGCAAAGTATTTCGACCCAGTTACAAACTTGCCATATAGCAGCATCGAAGCATTTAAGATATTAAGAGAAGCATATTATCAACAGTTGGAAGCGCGTGGTAATCGCGCAAGACGGGATGTTTCAAAATGGATCTCGTGGAGAGTTGCAAATCGTAAAGCACGACAGTTGCAAACTATCGCTaagttaatgtaa
- the LOC143913896 gene encoding uncharacterized protein LOC143913896, with amino-acid sequence MNVLERDQIEEVTCDDDQDIQLETPSESDDEDYENDSIRALIQYGIMYEKRQEAEARRRWFLSPSMWSLTLENLSTALRIFAPAAILSLFYGHDSLIFRVLQQCDKAIRSVLFTRQEQEDDILKWLKETFPEDKRANSLDSIWADGSIVCELIESVAPGSCSGHEGRIDLSHGQRLAEQYLGVSPMFSKEDLTNPVLSTYQECRLAHYLCCIRDSLDRLSPPLSRTGSPIMNLQAYTLDYVARGMGLVTASKNRKASFYLYPTAQQGLEPGEISIQIKGPVNSFGSMLIPAIYGKAHIVRNVFYNLGHRQSLKDMQLPIARSSNYNNHYVSSSNYLMPKFANDIEISILIRNDRVKVFYAPKEIGYHELSMISKGCHIIGSPFGINVEEERNERSESRDYEEEIKNAEPLRSDRKIVFRIVDFVTEKMILTEDGSLEKISDEEADALMRTVDSLEDMTMKCLQYSNGERALFSPDLIKYNQKQNKVQYKSKKHFNIVAKKVLLMLRICKELRELAKLIKMDDKQRSESVSTPDIVNSTRREENFIKSAEYMRSIYKNKPTSLNETNDTFSDEKNIGSQDESSPRNHITKYPVIDIVISSFDDDQIDNIINIPIIEELPERPKTPVFKILTTDDEDEARTELYKNFNIQNYVGQFDSLNQDSLTEEEINALSSNAIEIQNTERRSPIDFHIGEPVTPTCMMNAPNIDGDMDSIILASNLEEALLKYDNKIQKTIKDHEQYPSDNNSSVFTTPLRQTPFEQMTDNEILQMYEGSLQQEEAELEQSTNRNSEEPKTLDDSENGSLVTTRGNSCDTWDSAYMSIDEVNSSPECSTTSPKNDQPSKSKLFAIKEAEIDIIQSSQVYDEIDHEAYSKMGPAEKELWESITQNENLKESHFNCLAVSQPYSRMIKREINIPTPINEDEIYNKITNPQNELTKAIYVLSDGSASDNKADVKRSVEENNPYLQDTLISSIQTLDAELIDASQTVNNGEVSKDEALNTLQAKKSLSKMVSEKKEYWDDMIKSIESTEGEKSRTLNKKSTILRRNDSLSKKRENQTTNKVSRIENRKKYNTEPVDFESLTCSGDESLVTRWKKYWNERIESMPTPESNVKYIRKELAKKRKYLTSPEEFVSNNFSESMPFLERSHVTESPYVSKSCTKKEDNNLVDKKYRAKSMSMSNLSERIDRYLDTVSSPSTMVDLNDSRFSTPDDSVTKRMDTPEMTVSIENNLLKIEKDDKKLVVTWNESSNERRIKALQNISNRSTPLITEVMNTEIANYNEHSSLPTYINENIEASGNLEEFSVDVQSKIEILREKARQSFIQNKSKTIDIPRDESFKTLKKYFSLEKIEPTSSAFNNIKRFSKINKSMETIQQTSNMKEEFNASTESIPTLSEKKARIELHLQSIQNKIKLQASNPQININQIQNHHAVQVKADDTVMCGNNDDEIKEELKKISKPIGSIVAAFEQQHNAVRSKPNINTRNKDKSSVQMSKLDADSPEGTNGTDIRNLLTVLSVTSTDIAIDDNIKKPSAVQVEMKEDEKGTLQEQLDEADNEIRSSCYKERFQQAKAFFQTLDEPKRKPRKKNLNGCEQLLQEVVNPDINDNDPKIEDKHKDQEKQSKEKRSHLKRSYRAFSAPTSDSETDYSKYMFKRGGSERLMKISEKFFVHDLFRDVAGEATKTRYSIFKGIPHKNAVLASFQSMENINQLSSYDYTESQIEDFTKKNSIANSQTYHSEYPHLPMTDPSKYRSRYDAVASGLILRKDMLKLQNMRRNSAPSNIDVQFSHYMDI; translated from the exons ATGAATGTACTCGAAAGGGATCAGATCGAGGAGGTCACTTGTGACGATGATCAAGACATCCAATTGGAGACGCCTTCGGAGTCCGATGACGAAGATTACGAAAATGATTCGATACGAGCGCTCATACAATACGGAATCATGTACGAGAAACGACAGG AAGCCGAAGCTCGAAGACGTTGGTTTCTCAGCCCGTCGATGTGGTCCCTCACACTAGAAAACCTCAGCACAGCCCTACGAATCTTCGCTCCAGCGGCCATCTTGTCCTTATTCTACGGCCATGACTCCCTCATCTTCAGAGTGCTGCAACAATGCGACAAAGCCATCAGATCAG tattATTCACGAGGCAAGAGCAAGAAGATGACATTCTGAAATGGCTGAAGGAAACATTTCCAGAGGACAAGAGAGCAAACTCCTTGGATTCGATATGGGCAGACGGTTCTATAGTATGCGAACTGATCGAATCGGTTGCTCCAGGATCATGTTCGGGACACGAAGGACGAATCGACCTATCCCACGGGCAGAGACTGGCCGAACAGTATTTGGGAGTGAGCCCG ATGTTTTCCAAAGAAGACTTAACCAATCCGGTGTTGTCTACATATCAAGAATGCAGGCTGGCTCATTACTTATGCTGCATCAGAGATTCTCTGGATCGTCTAAGCCCTCCCTTATCCAGGACTGGATCACCCATTATGAACTTGCAAGCTTACACTCTGGATTACGTGGCTAGAGGTATGGGACTGGTGACAGCTTCAAAAAATAGAAAAGCGTCCTTCTATTTATACCCAACTGCCCAGCAAGGACTCGAACCTGGAGAAATATCGATCCAAATCAAAGGTCCCGTAAATAGTTTTGGGTCCATGCTGATCCCAGCAATCTACGGCAAAGCTCACATTGTCCGAAATGTCTTCTACAATCTAGGACATCGACAAAGTCTCAAAGATATGCAGCTGCCTATAGCCAGAAGTTCGAATTACAACAACCATTACGTGTCttcttcaaattatttaatGCCAAAATTTGCTAACGATATAGAAATAAGTATACTCATAAGGAACGATAGAGTTAAAGTGTTTTATGCACCTAAAGAAATCGGTTACCATGAATTATCCATGATTAGTAAAGGATGCCACATTATAGGATCTCCTTTCGGGATAAATGTCGAAGAAGAACGCAATGAGAGATCAGAATCGCGTGACTATGaagaagaaattaaaaatgcagAACCTCTACGATCCGATAGAAAGATTGTTTTCAGAATTGTTGATTTCGTCACTGAAAAGATGATACTTACTGAGGATGGTTctttagaaaaaatatctgacgAAGAAGCAGATGCCCTTATGCGAACTGTGGATTCTTTAGAAGACATGACTATGAAGTGTTTGCAATATAGTAATGGAGAACGAGCACTCTTCAGCCCcgatttgataaaatataatcaaaaacaaaataaggtTCAATATAAATCGAAAAAGCATTTCAATATCGTCGCCAAGAAAGTTCTTCTGATGCTTCGAATCTGTAAGGAGCTCAGAGAGTTggcaaaactaataaaaatggaTGACAAGCAAAGATCGGAGAGTGTTTCGACTCCGGATATAGTAAATTCAACAAGGAGGgaagaaaactttataaaatctGCTGAATATATGAGAagcatatacaaaaataaacctACAAGCCTGAACGAAACAAATGATACATTTTCAGATGAAAAGAATATTGGAAGCCAAGATGAAAGTTCACCACGCAACCATATCACAAAATATCCAGTCATAGATATTGTTATATCTTCTTTTGACGACGATCaaatagataatattataaacataccaATTATAGAAGAATTGCCGGAAAGACCGAAAACTCcggtctttaaaatattaacaacAGACGACGAAGACGAAGCAAGGACcgaattatacaaaaatttcaatattcaaaattatgttGGACAATTTGATTCCCTCAATCAAGATTCACTGACTGAAGAAGAAATTAATGCATTATCATCAAAtgcaattgaaattcaaaacacCGAAAGACGAAGTCCTATTGATTTCCATATAGGAGAACCAGTGACCCCAACATGTATGATGAACGCACCAAATATAGATGGCGACATGGATTCCATAATCTTAGCTTCAAATTTAGAAGAAGCTCTATTGAAGtatgataataaaattcaaaaaactatTAAAGATCACGAGCAGTATCCATCTGACAATAACTCTTCCGTCTTTACAACTCCTCTACGACAAACTCCGTTCGAACAAATGACTGATAACGAAATACTTCAAATGTACGAAGGATCTTTACAACAAGAAGAAGCCGAACTCGAACAGTCTACAAACAGAAATTCAGAAGAACCAAAAACGTTGGATGATAGTGAAAATGGGTCGTTGGTTACAACTCGAGGAAATAGTTGTGATACATGGGATTCAGCATACATGAGCATAGATGAAGTAAACAGTTCTCCAGAATGCAGTACAACCAGTCCTAAAAACGACCAACCTTCCAAATCTAAGCTCTTCGCTATAAAAGAAGCAGAAATTGATATCATCCAAAGCAGTCAAGTGTATGATGAAATTGATCACGAAGCATATTCTAAAATGGGACCAGCAGAAAAAGAACTTTGGGAATCCATTACCCAAAATGAAAATCTGAAAGAAAGTCACTTTAACTGTTTAGCAGTTTCACAACCGTATTCCAGGATGATAAAACGAGAAATCAACATACCAACACCTATAAATGAAGACGAAATATACAACAAAATTACCAATCCACAAAACGAACTGACAAAAGCGATTTATGTATTAAGTGACGGTTCAGCATCTGATAATAAAGCAGATGTGAAACGATCTGTAGAAGAAAATAATCCATATTTGCAAGATACATTGATTTCCTCAATTCAGACTTTGGATGCTGAATTGATAGATGCAAGTCAAACAGTAAACAACGGCGAAGTGTCAAAAGATGAAGCTTTAAACACACTTCAAGCAAAAAAATCCTTATCAAAGATGGTCTCTGAAAAAAAAGAGTATTGGGATGATATGATTAAATCAATAGAGAGCACTGAAGGTGAAAAGAGccgaactttaaataaaaaatcaacaattttgAGAAGAAATGACTCATTGAGTAAAAAAAGGGAAAATCAAACTACCAATAAAGTTTCACGTATTGAAAACAGAAAGAAATACAACACGGAACCAGTTGATTTTGAATCGCTCACATGTTCAGGAGACGAATCTCTCGTCACAAGATGGAAAAAGTATTGGAATGAGAGAATTGAAAGTATGCCGACTCCCGAATCCAACGTTAAATACATTCGTAAGGAACTagccaaaaaaagaaaatatctaACATCTCCAGAAGAATTCGTGTCAAATAATTTTAGTGAATCGATGCCTTTTTTAGAAAGAAGCCACGTCACAGAATCTCCGTATGTTTCGAAGTCCTGTACAAAAAAAGAAGACAATAACCTTGTCGataaaaaataccgagcgaagtcgatGAGTATGTCGAATTTATCGGAACGAATTGACAGGTACTTAGACACAGTGTCAAGTCCGTCAACGATGGTAGATTTGAACGACTCCAGATTCTCAACACCAGATGATTCTGTGACAAAACGAATGGACACACCTGAAATGACTGTGTCGATTGAAAACAATCTGCTGAAAATTGAAAAGGACGACAAAAAATTAGTGGTGACGTGGAATGAAAGTTCAAATGAAAGAAGAATCAAAGCATTACAAAACATAAGCAACAGATCTACACCTTTAATAACTGAAGTTATGAATACTGAAATTGCTAATTATAATGAACACAGTTCGTTGCCAACATATATTAATGAAAACATTGAAGCATCAGGAAATCTCGAGGAATTCTCCGTTGATGTGCAATCAAAAATTGAAATCTTAAGAGAAAAAGCTAGACAGTCcttcattcaaaataaatcaaaaaccaTAGACATTCCACGAGATGAATCATTCaaaacacttaaaaaatatttttcacttgAAAAAATTGAGCCGACTTCATCTgcctttaataatataaaacgctttagtaaaataaacaaatcaatgGAAACCATTCAACAAACAAGTAATATGAAAGAAGAGTTTAATGCATCTACAGAATCCATACCAACACTCTCGGAAAAAAAAGCTAGGATAGAATTGCATCTACAatccattcaaaataaaattaaattacaggcATCAAATCCCCAAatcaatataaatcaaattcaaaatcaCCACGCTGTTCAGGTAAAAGCCGACGATACGGTCATGTGTGGaaataatgatgatgaaattaaagaggagttgaaaaaaatatccaaaCCGATTGGATCAATTGTGGCAGCTTTTGAACAACAGCACAATGCAGTTAGATCAAAACCAAACATAAACACAAGGAATAAAGACAAATCATCAGTGCAAATGTCAAAATTGGATGCCGATAGCCCGGAAG GTACCAATGGGACAGACATTCGAAATTTGCTTACAGTGCTTTCGGTTACATCTACAGATATTGCAATTGACGATAATATCAAAAAGCCTTCTGCAGTTCAAGTAGAAATGAAAGAAGATGAAAAGGGTACGTTGCAAGAGCAACTAGATGAAGCAGACAATGAAATTCGATCTTCATGTTATAAAGAAAGGTTTCAACAGGCCAAAGCTTTCTTTCAAACACTTGACGAACCAAAACGAAAACCtcgtaaaaaaaatcttaatggATGTGAACAGCTATTACAAGAAGTTGTCAATCCTGATATCAACGATAACGATCCTAAAATAGAAGACAAGCATAAAGATCAAGAAAAGCAAAGCAAAGAAAAAAGGAGTCATTTAAAGAGATCATACAGAGCATTTTCTGCGCCGACATCAGATAGTGAAACCGATTATTCAAAATACATGTTTAAACGTGGTGGAAGTGAAAGATTAATGAAAATCTCTGAAAAATTCTTTGTACACGACTTGTTCCGCGACGTGGCAGGAGAAGCAACCAAAACGAGATACAGCATATTCAAAGGGATTCCTCACAAAAATGCAGTGTTGGCTTCGTTTCAATCTATGGAGAATATAAACCAACTTTCATCATACGACTATACAGAATCACAAATAGAAGACTTTACTAAGAAAAATAGCATTGCTAATTCGCAAACATATCACAGCGAATATCCCCACTTACCGATGACGGATCCCAGCAAATACAGATCCCGATATGATGCAGTAGCTTCGGGTCTCATCCTAAGAAAAGACATGCTAAAATTACAGAATATGAGGCGAAACAGTGCACCGAGCAACATAGACGTGCAATTCAGTCATTATATGGATATTTAA
- the YL-1 gene encoding vacuolar protein sorting-associated protein YL-1 isoform X1, which translates to MANRSRRVNAGNRLIRLLQEEDVDDFYKTTYGGFQDADEDNDYEQGAEGEDEVDSDFSIDENDEPVSDHGDEEKKKRRKPGAFTKVYKDPGKSKPKETPDIKIDLTPKVKVKKPTESTPDGHIGKRKSIRKSTADKSAETKQRMKIRNQLMKDKVKKSNVDDRMPSQEELLAEAVTTEIDNIKSLERFERLELEKKITRPTKRAFNGPLIRYHSFTVNPLLVDNVSAKVKKTNPIKDKKDSVIDDKKNDSVKDLDMDILDIKAEATENEDEDKVNVIPDFSESKIDTDNRISDLSDANNDLENPKPLDKDGIGTKYERTLITFLNDIKDKAFKSAFPVSKRPKPKSKMCAVTKLPAKYFDPVTNLPYSSIEAFKILREAYYQQLEARGNRARRDVSKWISWRVANRKARQLQTIAKLM; encoded by the exons ATGGCTAATCGTTCCCGCCGTGTAAATGCCGGTAATCGTTTGATCCGGTTACTTCAGGAGGAAGACGTAGACGATTTCTATAAAACAACTTATGGTGGTTTCCAAGACGCCGATGAGGATAACGATTATGA GCAGGGTGCTGAGGGTGAAGATGAAGTAGATTCGGATTTTAGTATTGATGAAAATGATGAACCTGTTTCGGACCATGGtgacgaagaaaaaaaaaagagaaggaAACCTGGTGCCTTTACAAAAGtttataaa gatCCTGGTAAATCTAAACCTAAAGAAACTCCTGATATAAAAATAGATCTAACACCAAAAGTAAAGGTTAAAAAACCTACAGAAAGTACTCCCGATGGCCATATTGGTA aaaGAAAATCTATAAGAAAGTCCACAGCAGATAAGTCGGCGGAAACTAAACAAAGAATGAAGATTCGTAATCAACTTATGAAAGATAAAGTGAAAAAGTCAAACGTTGACGATCGAATGCCATCACAAGAAGAATTATTAGCCGAGGCTGTAACAACGGAAATAGATAATATAAAAAGCTTGG aacGATTTGAACGTTTGGAACTTGAGAAGAAAATCACTAGACCAACTAAACGAGCATTCAATGGACCATTGATAAG gTATCATTCCTTTACTGTTAACCCATTATTAGTTGACAATGTCTCCGCCAAAGTAAAGAAGACAAATCCAATTAAAGATAAAAAGGACTCAGTCATAGATGACAAGAAAAACGATAGTGTGAAAGATTTAGACATGGATATTTTAGATATTAAAGCTGAAGCAACTGAAAATGAAGACGAAGATAAAGTCAATGTTATACCTGATTTTAGCGAGTCTAAAATCGACACAGATAATCGAATTTCAGACCT GTCTGATGCAAACAATGATTTAGAAAATCCAAAACCTTTGGATAAGGATGGCATCGGTACAAAATATGAACGCACCCTCATCACATTTTTAAATGACATTAAAGATAAAGCATTCAAGTCAGCTTTTCCCGTATCGAAACGTCCAAAACCAAAAAGCAAAATGTGTGCCGTTACCAA aTTACCTGCAAAGTATTTCGACCCAGTTACAAACTTGCCATATAGCAGCATCGAAGCATTTAAGATATTAAGAGAAGCATATTATCAACAGTTGGAAGCGCGTGGTAATCGCGCAAGACGGGATGTTTCAAAATGGATCTCGTGGAGAGTTGCAAATCGTAAAGCACGACAGTTGCAAACTATCGCTaagttaatgtaa